tgttGCTGAATCCACACTGATCTGTAATGCATTTTCCTATCATATGTCAAATATTATACTGTTCATAGTATTTCTCCTTCTAAACCGCATgttgtttcttgaaaaaattgaaCACCTTGCATCACCGGTTCCCCCACGTCATTCTTGTGTTTTCTGTATATCCTGGAATAAAATGTTGGGTAAATGGGAGTTcgtaatttgttattattttttaaaatattttttattaaaatatattaaaataatattttttaaaatttttttttggaagagtTTAACATGATTCGGTAGGTGGATTATTGACTCATTCTGGATGGAGTTTTGTAGTTGAGGCACTTTAACATGCCAGAGCTCTTAATACTCTCGCCATTCTTTGCTGACCAAGGGGTAAATGCAAGGGTTTtggaagaggagaaaaaaggtattcaataccaagaaatgaGGAGAAGGGATATTTTACGAGGGATTCAGTAGCTGAATCCTTGAGATTGGTGTCGAAGATCGTCAAGACAAGTACGTGGACCAACTTTTGAGCCATCTCATCAGAAACCATGGACGTATCAAGAAAATCAAGGAAATTAAATGACaagcataaaataaaagcataGCAGTAAAATCATACATACCAACAACTAACATTGATCTCTAATTAACTAAAGGTCATTATAACCACTGTTGATTCATATCAGGAATTACTGAATAATACATATAATTACTTCTTTTCTGATCATCTCCGTTGCCTTCAAGTTTCACTCAAGTGAAGAGTCAATCTTGTGAACTGATCTGGAGAAGGCAAGAACATCATCAGGATCTTGAACATCAACCTGCTTGTTTTCTTTAGGACCAACTGTATCACTGCTATTACTAATTATTGATTCACGTATCAAAATCTTTGCCATTGGATCATCAACACCCTTTGTAGATGAACCTTTCTTCTCTTCTGTCCCTTCCTTCTCTAAttgctcttttctctctttctttgtctccatactcttaCACTGCCTCTAGTTTTCCTACTGCtacttttttctcctttctttggcctcatttttagttaaaatacaGATGCAAGAAATGTGGGGTTGCAGTGCTTTTACGCGTGGTTGTTGTTAAACAGCGAGGAGTGGCTGCTCTTTCATGCAAAGAAGCAGAACAATACACGTATGGCTTCTATATTTAGTGAATGTCAATGTAATAAAATGATCTTAGCTAGCTGTAAATCACCCTTGATATGTGGTATTTTCTATGAGCTTTTACGAATCAAagttatacacacacacacacacacacacacaccaatgCTATCTCATGATTGagaaatattcataaaaatttgtCTCTTTACTTAAATTCAACTTTAACAATTAGAAAATTAGTGTCAATGAGCTCTAAACTTAATAGTATCACTTCCTTTTAAAAGGAATTTGTATCTCTAacaaaagaaaactataaaaGCCAGCCTGAATTATACATCCAAATCAGGTTTTGGCAGCTTACAAGCTCAATTCCACTCTGCTTGAAATTTGAAAGCCATCTGTCTAAGTATCACACCAATATTGTGTACAGAGCCGGTCTAAGCATATGAACAACTTGACAATAACCCAAGatccttaacaaaaaaaaaatcttggagtTGGCATCACCCCATCTGTTGCCTGAATATATTCCCTTCAGTAGGCACGATTGCCTAAATTTCGTACAAAATGGTGGCACCATGCTGATTTCAAAAGCTATTCTTGCTATCACTGACATGCAGCAAACTACGATCAGGTCAATGGTCTATATTGCACAAGTATGATAGATGGAAGGAATGACGAAGCATTGCCTCTGGGATTTGTATAAAACTGGTGCTTAATAAAGCAAAAATTCAGTAACAAGCTAACAAAACTTCTATTGAAAAACGAGTGGTAGATTAAACATAACTCATGGTCAAATAACCACCACCCTGTCAACTGGAGTAGTTCTATCATTAAACTTAACCAATGTCTGATAACTTTTGATTGACAAAAATACGACCACATCAAAACTTGAACAATGTCATCAAAACCTAGTTCATCCTCCTGATCAACTCATTGATGTAATCTTCACGGTTTCCAGCATCACCTCCTTCAACATAAtggtttctctttttcttcaaaCCTCCGAGTGGTGCCTTGAGCTGGAAAGGCCACAGGAAGTTGTTTGCCTCCTTGAAATGTGGTCCAACAGTTATGATTTCATGTATGAGATCTTCCATGCAGATTATTCCGTGCTTGCCCAATCCCTGCAGTAAAAAGGAAACATGCTCACTAATTACATAAACAGTTTCTGGCAACGCCATTGATAACTCGAACAGTGTTCAAACTACAAACCTGTTCAACGATTGAATTATCAGTCAAGGGAATTCGCTGCTGGTTCAGTTTCCCAAAGCCCCTCTTGTAAATCAATTCTTTAACACTCTTTAAATTGGGATACCTAGATCCATTTGCATCAGTCATGAAATTTAGCACATTAAGAAGAACAGAAAGTAAACAGTTTAGAATCATTATGAAAACATACCCAAAAGTCACATAAGGCTCAACCCTGTGAAGCATATTCACAGTTGCTTTGTTTACTTTCAGGAATACTCCGTTGAATATCTGCAAACAGAACACCAGGCAATGTGATTAATCAAACATGATTCCATGTCAATTTCtcacaaaaaagaaacagttTCTCGTGAGATGATGGCACTAGTACCTAAGCCATTTTATCTCCAGGAAAAAGAACATGCACAAATTAAATCATTGAAAAGTTGCTCATGGCAAACAACTGCAACCTGAAGGAATCctttagaattataattgtgACCAGTACACACATTTTCACATTATTATAAAAGACCTCATTATCAATGTCGTTGAACTTCCTAAACTGAGATCTTAATTGT
The Populus nigra chromosome 3, ddPopNigr1.1, whole genome shotgun sequence genome window above contains:
- the LOC133687863 gene encoding large ribosomal subunit protein uL30x-like, which encodes MGGEEVKVAVPESVLKKQKRNEEWALAKKEEKLAIKKKNAENRKLIYSRAKQYAQQYDEEQKELIRLKREARLKGGFYVNPEAKLLFIVRIRGINAMHPKTRSILQLLRLRQIFNGVFLKVNKATVNMLHRVEPYVTFGYPNLKSVKELIYKRGFGKLNQQRIPLTDNSIVEQGLGKHGIICMEDLIHEIITVGPHFKEANNFLWPFQLKAPLGGLKKKRNHYVEGGDAGNREDYINELIRRMN